One Pyrococcus furiosus DSM 3638 genomic region harbors:
- the pstS gene encoding phosphate ABC transporter substrate-binding protein PstS gives MKRLATIFIIFALGLSLVASGCISEGNASNVPQATSKTEIITIRTTGATFPQYQLQKWISIYTKKNPNVKIEYEGGGSGHGQEAFLKGLTDIGRTDPPVKESTWKKFLETGDQPLQFPIVVGAVVVVHNIPNVDELKLDGETLAKIFMGQIEYWDDPAIKSLNPNVNLPHEKIIVIHRSDSSGTTAIFTTYLSLVSEEWATKVGAGKTVDWPVDKVGRGIGAKGNPGVVQALKNTPYSIAYTELSFAIEENLKIVALKNKAGNFVKPTEETIKAAVAAVKAFIPDPAEGYKEDIRQLLNAPGENSYPIVAFTHFLVWQNKGGKHYSKEKAQAIKDFLRWVLTEGQKPENIAPGYVGLPPEVAEIGLKAVEMIETG, from the coding sequence GTGAAGAGGCTAGCAACAATATTTATTATTTTTGCCTTGGGGCTTTCCTTAGTGGCAAGCGGTTGTATATCCGAGGGAAATGCATCCAATGTCCCTCAAGCAACTTCTAAAACTGAGATAATAACGATTCGCACAACAGGTGCAACTTTTCCCCAATATCAGCTCCAAAAGTGGATTAGCATATATACAAAAAAGAACCCAAACGTTAAGATCGAGTATGAAGGTGGTGGAAGTGGGCATGGTCAAGAAGCATTTCTAAAGGGCCTTACAGATATAGGAAGAACAGACCCCCCAGTTAAAGAATCCACGTGGAAAAAGTTCCTTGAAACTGGTGATCAGCCCCTTCAGTTTCCTATAGTTGTCGGTGCTGTAGTCGTCGTTCACAATATTCCAAATGTTGATGAGCTAAAGCTCGATGGAGAGACCTTAGCGAAAATCTTTATGGGCCAAATAGAGTATTGGGATGATCCAGCAATAAAGTCCCTTAATCCTAATGTAAACCTTCCTCACGAAAAAATAATAGTAATTCATAGGAGTGATTCGAGTGGAACCACTGCAATTTTTACCACTTACTTGAGCTTAGTCAGTGAAGAATGGGCCACAAAAGTAGGAGCCGGAAAGACTGTGGATTGGCCAGTTGACAAAGTTGGAAGGGGAATTGGTGCAAAAGGCAACCCAGGAGTTGTTCAGGCCTTAAAGAACACCCCATATAGTATAGCATACACTGAGCTATCTTTTGCAATAGAGGAAAATCTCAAGATAGTAGCACTCAAAAACAAAGCCGGAAACTTCGTCAAACCTACCGAGGAGACAATAAAAGCTGCAGTAGCCGCAGTTAAGGCCTTTATACCCGATCCCGCTGAGGGGTATAAAGAGGATATTAGGCAACTTCTCAATGCTCCCGGAGAAAATTCATACCCGATAGTTGCTTTTACACACTTTCTCGTCTGGCAGAATAAGGGAGGAAAGCACTACAGTAAAGAGAAGGCTCAAGCGATTAAGGACTTTCTTAGATGGGTTTTAACAGAGGGACAGAAACCAGAGAATATTGCTCCAGGCTACGTAGGTCTCCCACCTGAAGTTGCCGAAATAGGTCTTAAGGCAGTTGAGATGATAGAAACAGGTTAA
- a CDS encoding alkaline phosphatase, whose protein sequence is MKKITISSLLLLLLISTNLNLAYDSQESGIKNIIILIGDGMGMSHVQITKLVYGHLNMEEFPIIGFELTESLSGEVTDSAAAGTAIATGVKTYNRMISVTNITGKVTNLTTLLEIAQVLGKSTGLVTTTRITHATPAVFASHVPDRDMEEEIARQLIAHRVNVLLGGGRKKFDENTLKMAKEQGYNIVFTKEELEKAEGEFILGLFADSHIPYVLDRKPEDVGLLEMTKKAISILEKNPNGFFLMIEGGRIDHAAHENDIASVVAETKEFDDVVGYVLEYAKKRGDTLVIVLADHETGGLGLGLTYGDAINEDVIRNINASVSKIASEIRATNDIKRVIKKYTGFELTEDEINYIEEAINLADEYALQNAIADIINKRVGVGFVSHKHTGAPVSLLAYGPGAENFAGFLHHVDTAKLIAKLMLFGKKDIPVTILGISGVKGDITGDFKVDEQDAYVTLMMLLGERVDTELERKVDMNNNGIIELGDVLLILQES, encoded by the coding sequence ATGAAGAAAATAACTATTAGTAGTTTGCTTCTACTTTTACTTATTTCTACCAATTTGAATCTCGCATACGATTCCCAAGAGAGCGGTATTAAAAATATAATAATCCTCATTGGAGACGGCATGGGAATGAGTCATGTCCAGATTACAAAGCTTGTTTATGGTCATCTAAACATGGAAGAGTTCCCAATTATTGGATTCGAACTTACTGAGTCATTAAGTGGGGAAGTTACGGACTCCGCTGCAGCAGGAACTGCAATAGCAACTGGAGTCAAAACATATAATCGAATGATTTCAGTTACTAACATAACTGGAAAAGTTACAAATCTAACTACCTTGCTTGAAATAGCCCAGGTACTTGGAAAATCAACTGGACTTGTGACTACTACTAGAATTACACACGCAACCCCTGCAGTATTTGCTTCCCACGTTCCTGACAGAGATATGGAAGAGGAAATAGCGAGACAGCTCATAGCTCACCGGGTCAACGTCCTATTAGGTGGAGGGAGAAAGAAATTTGACGAGAATACCCTAAAAATGGCAAAAGAACAGGGATATAATATAGTCTTCACGAAAGAAGAGCTCGAGAAAGCAGAGGGTGAGTTTATTCTAGGGCTTTTTGCAGATAGCCACATTCCTTACGTATTGGACAGAAAACCAGAAGATGTTGGACTTTTGGAAATGACTAAAAAAGCAATTTCAATACTAGAGAAAAATCCAAATGGGTTCTTTCTCATGATTGAAGGGGGCAGAATTGATCATGCAGCTCATGAGAATGATATAGCATCAGTTGTTGCAGAGACTAAGGAGTTTGATGACGTTGTTGGATATGTTCTTGAGTATGCAAAAAAGAGGGGAGATACACTAGTAATAGTGCTGGCTGACCATGAGACAGGGGGGCTTGGATTAGGTCTAACATATGGAGATGCAATTAATGAAGATGTCATCAGGAACATAAACGCTAGTGTGTCGAAAATTGCTAGTGAAATAAGGGCAACGAATGACATAAAGAGAGTTATCAAAAAATATACTGGATTCGAGCTAACAGAGGACGAAATTAATTACATTGAGGAAGCTATAAACTTAGCAGACGAATATGCGCTTCAAAATGCAATAGCTGATATTATAAACAAACGCGTTGGTGTAGGTTTTGTATCCCACAAACATACAGGAGCTCCTGTTTCACTTCTAGCCTACGGCCCAGGTGCAGAGAATTTTGCAGGCTTTTTACACCATGTAGATACGGCAAAGCTAATTGCCAAGCTAATGCTCTTTGGGAAGAAAGATATTCCCGTTACCATCTTGGGAATAAGTGGAGTTAAAGGAGATATAACCGGAGACTTCAAAGTGGATGAGCAAGATGCATATGTGACCTTAATGATGTTGCTTGGGGAAAGGGTAGATACTGAACTTGAAAGGAAAGTCGACATGAATAATAACGGCATAATCGAGTTGGGAGACGTGCTCCTGATTCTACAAGAGTCCTAA
- a CDS encoding TIM barrel protein yields MKIGVNSYIVREMTGRGFSLDELNVDFVELGFDDAEIIKNDGEINMKILKDLSGLGIEFTIHAPTSDGKNFPIDFGEYFPIDLGTYRKTPIIKRMKKIIKVAEYLDASVIVVHGGDIKESYTKAYVNTLRNLRELKPITEDSGVKIVVENLFEGRIGALPHEVLSFAKEGFEVCFDIGHAFLTAIRTGLRVDEFEMLFPYTTHLHLHDNNGFRDEHKPIGEGIIGFSYVERVLELTNPERAVLEIRRYNKENSVLLNVEVLQEISRDFSQMKRLTEVVEP; encoded by the coding sequence ATGAAAATAGGTGTTAATTCGTATATAGTGAGGGAAATGACTGGAAGAGGATTTTCGTTAGATGAACTTAATGTTGACTTTGTAGAGCTCGGTTTTGATGACGCTGAGATAATAAAGAATGATGGAGAAATAAATATGAAAATCCTCAAAGACTTAAGTGGCCTTGGAATAGAATTTACCATTCATGCGCCTACATCTGACGGAAAAAACTTTCCTATAGACTTTGGAGAATATTTCCCAATAGACCTGGGCACATATAGAAAAACCCCCATTATAAAAAGAATGAAAAAAATTATCAAAGTTGCAGAATATCTTGATGCAAGTGTTATTGTTGTACATGGGGGAGATATAAAGGAAAGCTACACAAAGGCATATGTAAATACTCTAAGAAACCTTAGAGAACTGAAGCCCATAACAGAGGATAGTGGAGTTAAAATAGTGGTGGAAAATCTTTTTGAAGGCAGAATTGGAGCATTACCGCACGAAGTTCTCTCATTTGCAAAAGAGGGCTTTGAAGTGTGCTTTGATATAGGTCATGCTTTTCTAACTGCGATACGCACGGGTCTTCGAGTGGATGAGTTTGAAATGCTTTTCCCCTACACAACCCACCTCCATTTGCATGATAATAATGGTTTCCGAGATGAACACAAACCAATAGGAGAAGGAATTATTGGTTTCTCCTACGTTGAAAGAGTTCTTGAACTAACAAATCCTGAAAGAGCTGTTTTAGAGATTAGAAGATACAACAAAGAGAATTCCGTTCTCTTAAATGTGGAGGTTCTTCAAGAAATAAGCAGAGACTTTTCTCAAATGAAAAGGCTAACAGAGGTGGTGGAGCCTTGA
- the pstC gene encoding phosphate ABC transporter permease subunit PstC, protein MLFLYFTNALPALHKYGLDLYLKNVWKAAEEPSKEVYGIAAAIWGSIYTSIIAIIIALPLSVAYAIFIVDYAPKKLKNFFTILSDIMAGLPTIIYGIWGAFFLVPFLRDLVMKPLYRYLSFLPFFSYPPVGGYSYFSAGVLLAIMITPFASAIIREAYNMVPLTYKEAIYSLGATRYEATKILLGYIKPAIISGTILAFGRAIGETVAVSLVIGNTFNITLALFAPGYTISSLIANQFGNAFIYEYMTPVLFAAGLTLFVIGLVVNVIGLKILKRWEESVRL, encoded by the coding sequence ATGCTCTTCCTGTATTTTACTAATGCTCTTCCAGCACTTCATAAATATGGTCTTGACCTATACTTAAAAAACGTCTGGAAGGCAGCAGAGGAACCAAGTAAAGAAGTATATGGAATAGCAGCGGCCATATGGGGAAGTATTTACACATCTATTATAGCAATCATAATAGCCCTTCCCCTATCGGTAGCCTATGCAATATTTATCGTTGACTATGCACCAAAGAAGCTGAAAAACTTCTTCACAATACTTTCAGATATAATGGCTGGCTTACCGACAATAATCTACGGAATATGGGGAGCATTCTTTTTAGTTCCCTTCCTAAGAGATCTAGTTATGAAGCCTCTTTATAGATATTTATCGTTTTTGCCCTTTTTCTCCTATCCCCCTGTTGGAGGTTATAGCTACTTTTCAGCTGGTGTTTTACTGGCCATAATGATCACTCCCTTTGCCTCGGCTATAATAAGAGAGGCCTATAACATGGTTCCCTTAACATACAAAGAAGCCATTTACTCTCTTGGAGCAACAAGATATGAGGCAACAAAAATCTTACTCGGATACATAAAGCCTGCCATAATTTCTGGAACCATACTTGCCTTTGGAAGAGCTATTGGCGAAACTGTCGCAGTTTCCCTTGTAATAGGCAACACCTTTAATATTACACTAGCCCTATTCGCCCCAGGCTACACTATTTCATCTCTAATAGCTAACCAGTTTGGCAATGCCTTCATATATGAATACATGACTCCTGTTCTCTTTGCAGCAGGGTTGACTCTCTTCGTAATTGGACTGGTAGTTAATGTTATTGGTCTTAAAATCCTCAAGAGGTGGGAGGAAAGTGTTAGGCTTTAA
- the pstA gene encoding phosphate ABC transporter permease PstA, whose amino-acid sequence MLGFNRKMQEKIFFFSIGILATLTFIPLFHIIITVLLKGLPVILEKGSKFITGTLSEGGIGPAIVGSFVLTFLSALLGVPIAFLVGVYVYENPRSTLGRWVKTLLQIMIEFPTILVGVFVMRAIVVPMGTYSAFAGALALAIILTPYVAIYTHEALREIPQTYREAGFSLGLTRAKVIFRVLVPMAKRGILTGILIGMAKAAGETAPLLFTAGGLYESYPSSITEPIGAIPLLIYQLVQSPNPADHATAWGASLVLLAIFLGIFIPIRLSLKEVKL is encoded by the coding sequence GTGTTAGGCTTTAATAGAAAGATGCAGGAAAAGATATTCTTCTTTAGTATTGGCATTCTAGCCACTTTAACTTTCATCCCACTATTCCACATAATAATAACTGTCTTGCTTAAGGGTCTTCCAGTTATATTAGAAAAGGGCTCAAAGTTCATCACAGGAACTCTCAGCGAAGGAGGTATTGGTCCCGCGATAGTTGGAAGTTTCGTTCTCACGTTTTTGTCTGCACTTCTAGGTGTTCCGATAGCCTTTCTTGTTGGAGTCTATGTCTACGAAAATCCAAGGAGCACTCTTGGTCGGTGGGTCAAAACTCTTCTCCAGATAATGATAGAGTTCCCAACAATTCTTGTAGGAGTTTTCGTAATGAGAGCCATAGTTGTTCCTATGGGAACTTATTCTGCATTTGCTGGAGCTTTGGCACTGGCGATAATACTTACTCCCTATGTAGCTATCTACACGCACGAAGCCTTAAGAGAAATTCCCCAAACTTACAGAGAAGCGGGCTTTTCCTTAGGGCTCACTAGAGCAAAGGTCATCTTTAGAGTTCTAGTTCCAATGGCAAAACGTGGCATCTTGACAGGTATCCTTATAGGAATGGCCAAAGCCGCTGGAGAAACTGCACCATTGCTCTTTACTGCTGGAGGATTATATGAAAGTTATCCTTCATCTATAACTGAGCCCATCGGTGCTATACCTCTCTTGATTTACCAACTCGTTCAAAGCCCAAATCCCGCAGACCACGCTACAGCTTGGGGTGCTTCTCTTGTTCTTCTTGCGATTTTTCTTGGAATATTTATCCCAATACGCCTCAGCTTAAAGGAGGTGAAACTATGA
- a CDS encoding phosphate ABC transporter ATP-binding protein has product MKFAIETINLHVYYGRNHVLRGINLQIPQRGIFAIMGPSGCGKSTLLRTFNRLIELNQDARVEGEVRIFGKNIYSEDVDPIEVRKKVGMVFQYPNPFPHLTIYENVAIGVKLNKLVKSQKELDERVRWALKKAALWEEVKDRLNDYPGNLSGGQRQRLVIARVLAMKPDILLMDEPTANIDPVGTAKIEELLLELKTDYTIVLVTHSPAQAARIADYVAFLYLGKLIEVGPTRKVFENPEHELTEKYVTGALG; this is encoded by the coding sequence ATGAAGTTTGCAATAGAAACAATTAATCTCCACGTATATTATGGAAGAAACCATGTGCTTAGAGGGATAAATCTCCAGATACCTCAAAGGGGTATATTCGCTATAATGGGGCCAAGCGGTTGTGGAAAAAGTACGTTATTGAGAACATTTAACAGACTCATAGAGCTGAATCAAGATGCAAGGGTGGAAGGAGAAGTTAGGATATTTGGAAAGAATATATACTCGGAAGATGTTGACCCAATAGAAGTAAGGAAAAAGGTAGGAATGGTTTTTCAGTATCCAAATCCTTTTCCTCATCTGACCATATATGAGAATGTGGCTATTGGGGTTAAGCTAAATAAATTAGTTAAGTCTCAAAAAGAGCTAGATGAAAGAGTTAGATGGGCCCTTAAAAAAGCAGCTCTTTGGGAAGAGGTTAAAGATAGGCTAAATGACTATCCTGGAAACCTCTCGGGCGGCCAAAGGCAAAGATTGGTTATAGCAAGAGTTCTTGCAATGAAGCCAGATATTCTTCTAATGGATGAGCCTACAGCAAATATTGATCCAGTAGGAACAGCAAAAATAGAGGAACTTCTTCTAGAACTCAAGACAGACTACACGATAGTTCTTGTTACTCACTCACCTGCCCAAGCTGCAAGAATTGCTGATTATGTAGCGTTCCTTTATTTAGGCAAATTAATAGAGGTTGGCCCTACTAGAAAGGTATTTGAGAATCCAGAGCATGAATTAACCGAAAAGTACGTTACGGGGGCTCTTGGATGA
- a CDS encoding PhoU domain-containing protein → MKKKALEKARNLLKTEGDYVINSMELLNTEAREEIENILWEVAYISENLNDILIEILLRYHPMATELRFVRSALNVNYDLYRMMRHLSRIEVLLKLHKSEEQGNLIEEAMKLFRPWVLRGIEALTEDKKIPIDELPFFEFEFNELWSSYIRTKDPYVVGTLIHLESFFSYVKNILRSAVYYFLGSRGVEETPMLYLV, encoded by the coding sequence ATGAAGAAAAAAGCTTTGGAAAAAGCTCGGAACCTCTTGAAAACAGAAGGTGACTATGTAATAAATAGCATGGAGCTTTTAAACACAGAAGCACGTGAAGAAATTGAAAACATTCTATGGGAAGTTGCCTATATCAGTGAGAATCTCAACGACATTCTAATAGAAATACTCCTTCGATATCATCCCATGGCAACCGAGCTTCGCTTTGTCAGGTCAGCCCTCAATGTAAATTACGATCTCTACAGAATGATGAGGCACTTATCACGAATTGAAGTTTTGCTTAAACTCCACAAATCTGAAGAACAGGGAAATCTTATAGAAGAGGCCATGAAACTTTTCCGTCCCTGGGTTCTCAGAGGTATTGAAGCACTAACAGAGGATAAGAAAATTCCAATAGATGAACTTCCATTTTTTGAATTTGAGTTTAATGAACTTTGGAGCTCTTACATTAGAACAAAGGATCCATATGTTGTAGGAACTTTAATACACCTAGAGAGCTTCTTTAGTTATGTGAAAAACATTCTTCGTTCCGCAGTTTATTATTTTCTCGGCTCTAGGGGGGTTGAGGAGACTCCGATGTTATACCTTGTGTGA
- a CDS encoding phosphate signaling complex PhoU family protein, producing the protein MGKEAIKSLESARKSLRGELNSAVEISSKLHILRNEVLDIATELLIRYSPVAGDLRFIQSSIDVSYDLYRISRYAMEIERTVKIVKAEESDILKEGFELTIEAVKTAIKAFENLDEVLAGKLLEIDNRVDELYIISLKNLKDQTSSPVEALIMRHLERISDHAKEIGARVVYVKEGKRI; encoded by the coding sequence ATGGGTAAAGAGGCGATAAAATCCTTAGAAAGTGCAAGAAAGAGTCTCAGGGGAGAACTTAACTCAGCAGTGGAAATCTCGAGTAAACTTCACATTCTTAGAAACGAAGTCCTTGATATAGCAACTGAGCTTCTCATAAGATATTCCCCAGTAGCGGGAGATCTTCGCTTCATTCAGAGCTCTATAGATGTTTCTTATGACCTATACAGGATTTCTCGCTATGCTATGGAAATAGAAAGGACAGTCAAAATAGTTAAAGCTGAGGAGAGCGATATTCTCAAAGAAGGGTTTGAATTAACAATTGAAGCCGTTAAAACTGCAATAAAGGCTTTTGAAAATTTGGATGAAGTTTTAGCTGGAAAACTTTTAGAAATAGACAACAGAGTTGATGAGTTGTATATTATTTCCCTTAAAAACTTGAAAGATCAAACTTCATCTCCTGTTGAAGCACTTATAATGCGCCATCTGGAAAGAATAAGTGATCATGCAAAGGAAATTGGAGCAAGAGTCGTTTATGTAAAAGAGGGGAAGAGAATATAG
- a CDS encoding ABC transporter ATP-binding protein, whose amino-acid sequence MIIALEIKGLKKRYGNVEALKGITLEVYEGEIFALLGPNGAGKTTLIRILAEGLKYDEGEIKVFGRTLSRETRRLIGYVPQESIAYDLLTVKENLEFYADIYNAPRERIKELIELFSLPEKKKAKELSGGFKRRLNLAIALLYDPKILILDEPTTGLDVPSRRDFWEIIRGFKKDGKTVLLATHYMEEAEELADRVAIMNEGKVISIGTPEELKRLIGEESIITIKGLLKGLEEISYPFIEKDNEIRVRVRNPREALPKIVENLIKAGSIIKEIRVEEPTLEDVFIKLTGRRLE is encoded by the coding sequence ATGATCATTGCACTTGAGATAAAAGGTCTTAAAAAGCGCTATGGTAACGTTGAGGCTCTAAAGGGAATTACTCTTGAAGTCTATGAAGGAGAGATATTTGCCCTTCTTGGCCCTAATGGGGCTGGAAAAACAACACTTATAAGAATTCTGGCAGAGGGATTGAAATATGATGAAGGTGAAATTAAGGTGTTTGGAAGGACTCTTTCAAGGGAGACAAGGCGGTTAATAGGTTATGTACCCCAGGAAAGCATAGCCTATGATCTTCTAACTGTAAAGGAAAACCTTGAGTTCTATGCTGACATATACAACGCTCCTCGTGAGAGGATAAAAGAGCTTATCGAACTTTTCTCTCTACCAGAGAAAAAGAAAGCGAAGGAGTTGAGTGGTGGATTCAAGAGACGCTTAAACTTAGCAATTGCTCTCTTATATGATCCTAAGATTCTAATCCTAGATGAGCCAACAACGGGACTAGATGTGCCTTCAAGGAGAGATTTCTGGGAAATCATTCGAGGGTTCAAAAAGGATGGAAAGACTGTTCTTCTTGCCACTCACTACATGGAGGAGGCAGAAGAGCTTGCTGACAGAGTTGCCATAATGAATGAGGGGAAAGTAATTTCCATTGGAACGCCCGAAGAGCTGAAGAGGCTTATTGGTGAGGAAAGCATAATAACGATTAAAGGTCTCCTAAAAGGTTTGGAAGAGATAAGTTATCCCTTTATTGAAAAAGATAACGAGATAAGAGTTCGAGTTAGGAATCCAAGAGAAGCTTTGCCTAAAATAGTTGAGAATCTTATTAAAGCTGGAAGTATTATAAAGGAAATTCGAGTTGAGGAGCCAACACTTGAAGATGTTTTTATAAAGCTGACTGGGAGGAGGTTAGAATGA
- a CDS encoding ABC transporter permease, translating to MNLRAIKAILIKDLKEIRREKMVVFWIFVFPLMWVTLMGALWGGPGSPVTVDVGVVNPGGNISTLITEIMENSTINGTQLFNVKLFPNASLGIEALKHGSIKALVLFPEDFDINITSGLQGRVLVYFDKTDPQNYQIVSSIIRSFFSEVGREFRARKIEMMMQYIPTEYKEYLLATAEPIVLEEKIIHGESGRGIKFYVTSFIGIQFFFATMLMIGGSVLEEITKGTLRRIAASPTTPWDFLIGKSLSTLTTIIVSIIIGIGYARVVFGATLFPSLFGWAIIFTAAVFSMSLGLAIVMLTRSERSTPAVVNLVSMPLLFLAGIVIPESIMPEWARPIAHYFPLGRALKVLRLSDIYGRPPGELVGDFIYVLIWSVLMAMVAVASYAWAIRRID from the coding sequence ATGAATTTAAGAGCCATTAAGGCTATCCTCATAAAGGATTTGAAGGAAATCAGGCGTGAAAAGATGGTGGTATTTTGGATATTTGTTTTCCCCCTAATGTGGGTCACCCTTATGGGGGCTCTGTGGGGTGGCCCAGGTTCTCCCGTAACTGTTGATGTAGGTGTAGTAAACCCAGGAGGAAATATTTCTACTCTCATAACGGAAATTATGGAAAATTCAACTATTAATGGAACACAGTTGTTCAATGTTAAGCTGTTTCCCAATGCATCCTTGGGCATTGAGGCATTAAAACATGGTAGTATAAAAGCTCTTGTTCTCTTTCCAGAAGATTTTGATATCAACATAACCTCTGGATTGCAGGGAAGAGTTCTTGTTTATTTTGATAAAACTGATCCTCAGAACTATCAAATAGTAAGTTCAATAATTAGAAGCTTCTTTTCCGAGGTTGGAAGGGAATTCAGGGCTAGAAAAATAGAAATGATGATGCAGTATATCCCAACAGAATATAAGGAGTATTTACTCGCGACTGCCGAGCCCATAGTGCTTGAAGAGAAAATTATTCACGGGGAGAGCGGGAGAGGAATAAAGTTCTACGTAACGAGTTTCATAGGAATACAGTTCTTCTTTGCAACGATGCTCATGATAGGAGGCTCCGTGCTTGAAGAAATAACTAAGGGAACGCTAAGAAGGATAGCAGCCTCTCCAACGACGCCCTGGGATTTTTTAATTGGAAAGAGCCTTTCAACCTTAACAACCATAATTGTGAGTATAATAATAGGAATAGGGTATGCAAGGGTAGTTTTTGGTGCAACACTTTTCCCAAGTCTCTTTGGTTGGGCGATTATATTCACGGCTGCAGTCTTTTCAATGAGCCTTGGATTGGCCATTGTAATGCTCACCAGGAGTGAGAGGTCAACGCCAGCTGTTGTAAACCTTGTTTCCATGCCTCTTCTCTTCCTAGCTGGTATAGTAATCCCAGAAAGCATAATGCCAGAATGGGCAAGGCCCATAGCCCACTACTTCCCCCTAGGAAGGGCCCTAAAAGTGTTGAGGCTCTCGGACATCTATGGAAGACCCCCAGGAGAGCTTGTAGGGGACTTCATCTACGTTCTCATATGGAGTGTTCTAATGGCAATGGTCGCAGTGGCCAGCTATGCGTGGGCCATAAGGAGGATTGATTGA